A region of Deltaproteobacteria bacterium DNA encodes the following proteins:
- a CDS encoding pitrilysin family protein, giving the protein METGLTTNIKFLMSRVLPASLKKYPGFRSGSALIAALLIISLGLTVVSCNREEKKMDNEASTVRETTNGITKYQLENGMTVILEENHSSPVVAVNVWVETGSACENEGEYGLAHVHEHMVFKGTDKRDVGEIARVIESSGGDINAFTSFDETVYYVVIASRFLDTALDVLSDAMENSAFNPAELEKELEVVVEEIRRGKDSPGRNLSEMMFSTAFSEHPYGRPVIGSIESVRSFDRKRVTDFYHKWYAPNNMILVVVGDFDPATIEPKIAGTFGKLKRRELPECNIAGEPEQGGMRTFVIDKPLQEGYFSFAYHIMNAKGEDTPAVDVMANILGGGESSRLFRNIKEEKGLANNIYSYAFTPKREGILAVGGSLDPARSEEALEEIIKEINRLKYEPVSDVELSRVKVNIQSDAIYTKETMQGQAQKLGFFEVETDDFRYEQEYLDKVRNVTAEDVMRVAKKYLTDENLTAGFLLPTGQVTVTEDDIKTTAAHASEEAAKEWGKEGTVEAGADASDGTLVEEIIPVDAGSGAADSVSEDNTESEDKKPAQASKAEVKKFVLDNGITVLIKENRNIPLFAARAAFLGGVRYEEDSTNGVSNFVSRMLTRGTKTRSAAQIAQEIESIAGEVQGFSGKNSFGVTVESLSDNFDEAMDIFSDVLLNPSFDPQETDRARREILAEINRQGDNLLRTTVNMFLATLYSEHPYKYDTLGTVETVSEFDGSDLSEFYRKYARPENMVISVVGDVGEEEVLTAVKEKFGTLKRGRSPAPEIPEVNPPSEITEKVETKPEKAQTHIIMGFHAPTLKGKDHYAFEVLNTILSGQGGRLFIELRDKKSLAYTVTSFYTPGLEPGYFGVYIGTAPEKEQEAVSAIKEQLEVVLDEGVTDDEMKRAQNYLVGNFEIGLQQNSSQAAKITFDELYGIGWDEYKKYPEEIYAVTKEDVQNAAKKYIDLDKYTLVIVKPEEAPSQG; this is encoded by the coding sequence ATGGAGACAGGGTTGACGACGAATATCAAATTTCTTATGAGCCGGGTGCTCCCGGCAAGCCTGAAAAAATACCCCGGATTCAGGAGCGGTTCTGCGCTTATTGCCGCTCTTTTAATAATTTCCCTGGGCTTGACTGTAGTTTCATGCAACAGAGAGGAGAAAAAAATGGATAACGAAGCAAGTACGGTCAGAGAAACGACAAATGGCATAACGAAGTACCAGCTTGAGAACGGGATGACCGTAATTCTGGAGGAGAACCATTCCTCCCCTGTCGTAGCCGTAAACGTATGGGTAGAGACGGGAAGCGCATGCGAGAACGAAGGTGAGTACGGGCTCGCGCACGTGCACGAGCACATGGTTTTCAAGGGCACGGACAAGAGGGATGTGGGCGAGATAGCGAGAGTAATAGAAAGTAGCGGAGGCGACATAAACGCCTTTACCTCCTTCGATGAGACCGTTTATTATGTGGTGATAGCGAGCAGGTTCCTGGACACGGCGCTCGACGTTCTCTCAGACGCCATGGAAAACTCCGCATTCAACCCCGCGGAGCTCGAAAAGGAGCTTGAAGTCGTAGTAGAGGAGATAAGGCGGGGGAAGGATTCCCCCGGGAGGAACCTCAGTGAAATGATGTTCTCTACCGCTTTTTCCGAGCACCCGTACGGGAGACCTGTTATTGGCAGCATTGAGAGCGTAAGAAGCTTTGACAGGAAGAGAGTTACGGATTTTTATCACAAATGGTATGCGCCCAACAACATGATACTGGTTGTCGTGGGTGACTTCGACCCCGCGACAATTGAGCCCAAGATAGCGGGGACATTCGGAAAATTGAAAAGAAGAGAACTGCCTGAATGCAATATCGCCGGAGAGCCGGAGCAGGGCGGGATGAGGACATTCGTCATAGATAAGCCGCTTCAGGAGGGCTATTTTTCATTCGCCTATCATATCATGAACGCAAAGGGGGAGGATACGCCGGCGGTTGACGTAATGGCTAATATTTTGGGCGGCGGGGAGAGCTCGAGACTTTTCAGGAATATTAAAGAGGAAAAAGGGCTTGCTAACAATATTTATTCTTACGCTTTTACCCCCAAGAGAGAAGGAATACTCGCTGTGGGCGGAAGCCTTGACCCGGCTCGATCTGAAGAAGCGCTTGAGGAGATAATAAAGGAGATTAATAGACTCAAGTACGAGCCTGTAAGCGATGTTGAATTGTCGAGAGTAAAGGTGAATATACAAAGCGACGCTATCTACACAAAAGAGACGATGCAGGGGCAGGCGCAGAAGCTCGGATTCTTCGAGGTTGAAACCGACGATTTCAGATACGAGCAGGAATACCTGGACAAGGTGCGCAATGTAACCGCTGAGGACGTGATGCGCGTCGCTAAGAAGTACTTAACTGATGAGAATCTTACTGCGGGCTTTCTGCTGCCCACGGGCCAGGTGACGGTAACTGAAGACGATATCAAAACCACTGCCGCGCACGCTTCCGAGGAAGCCGCAAAAGAGTGGGGCAAAGAGGGGACCGTAGAGGCAGGGGCGGACGCATCGGACGGAACACTCGTTGAGGAAATAATACCTGTCGACGCCGGTAGCGGGGCCGCCGATTCCGTATCTGAGGATAATACGGAGAGTGAGGATAAAAAGCCTGCTCAGGCCTCAAAGGCGGAAGTGAAAAAATTCGTGCTCGACAACGGTATTACGGTACTCATAAAAGAGAACAGGAATATCCCTCTCTTTGCAGCGAGAGCAGCGTTTCTTGGAGGTGTGAGGTATGAGGAAGACTCGACAAACGGCGTATCCAACTTTGTATCCCGCATGCTGACAAGGGGAACGAAAACAAGAAGCGCCGCCCAGATAGCACAGGAGATCGAATCCATAGCAGGTGAGGTACAGGGTTTTTCAGGTAAAAACAGCTTCGGCGTTACTGTTGAATCCCTGAGTGATAATTTCGATGAGGCGATGGACATTTTTTCAGATGTCCTCCTTAACCCTTCCTTCGACCCGCAGGAGACCGACCGTGCGCGAAGAGAGATACTTGCCGAGATTAACAGACAGGGTGATAACCTGCTCAGAACAACTGTGAACATGTTTCTTGCCACCCTGTATAGCGAACACCCCTACAAATACGATACGCTCGGCACGGTCGAGACTGTAAGCGAATTCGACGGGAGCGACCTGAGTGAATTCTACCGGAAATATGCCCGCCCTGAGAACATGGTCATTTCGGTCGTCGGGGACGTGGGTGAAGAAGAGGTGCTTACGGCGGTAAAAGAAAAATTCGGGACTCTGAAAAGGGGCCGGTCACCCGCTCCTGAAATTCCGGAAGTCAACCCTCCGTCAGAAATAACGGAGAAGGTGGAAACAAAGCCTGAGAAGGCTCAGACACACATTATAATGGGGTTTCATGCTCCCACGCTCAAAGGCAAGGATCATTACGCATTCGAGGTGCTGAACACGATACTCTCGGGTCAGGGCGGAAGGCTGTTCATCGAATTACGAGATAAAAAGAGTCTCGCATACACAGTTACGTCTTTCTACACTCCCGGACTCGAACCCGGATATTTCGGCGTATATATAGGGACCGCTCCTGAAAAGGAACAGGAGGCGGTAAGCGCGATAAAGGAACAGCTCGAAGTCGTGCTTGATGAAGGCGTGACCGATGATGAGATGAAAAGAGCCCAGAACTATCTTGTGGGAAACTTCGAGATAGGGCTTCAGCAGAACTCCTCGCAGGCGGCGAAGATCACCTTCGACGAGCTTTACGGTATCGGTTGGGACGAGTACAAGAAATACCCGGAAGAGATATACGCGGTCACCAAAGAAGACGTGCAGAACGCCGCGAAGAAATATATAGATCTCGATAAGTACACGCTCGTTATAGTCAAGCCCGAAGAGGCTCCGAGCCAGGGGTAA